The stretch of DNA TCTTTTTACCGACACGCTCTTTATGGTAGACGAGGCCTCGATGGTGGCCAATTTGGGTGCTGCCGACACCACTTTCGGCAGCGGATGCCTGCTCGACGACCTCGTGCAATACGTCTATGCCGGGCGCAACTGCCGTCTGCTGCTCATCGGAGACAAGGCTCAGCTGCCTCCGGTGGGCGAAACGGAATCGCCCGCACTGCTCGCACACGTCATGGAGGGTTACGGAATGACTGTCTTTCACTGCGACCTGAGCGAGGTGTTGCGCCAGAATCAGAACAGCGGCATCCTCTTCAACGCCACCCGAATCCGTGAGCTGATCACCCGCGAACATCTTACGCAGTTGCCCCAAATCCGCCTAACGGCTTTCGCCGACGTGACGCTTGTCTCGGGCGACGAGCTGGTCGACCGTCTCAACAGCAGCTACAACCAGGTGGGAACCGACGAAACCATCGTCATCACCCGCAGCAACAAGCGCGCCAACATCTTCAATCGGGGCATCCGCGGCATGGTGCTTGAGTGCGAAGAGATGCTCGTTCGCGGCGACCTCCTCATGATTGTCAAGAACAACTACTACTGGACCGAGCGCGAAAAATCCTCCATCTCTTTCCTGGCCAACGGCGACAGGGCGCGTGTGGTCCGAGTGAGTCACCAGCGAAAGGAGCACGATCTTCATTTTGCCGACGTGTGGTTGCAGTTCCCCGACTACGAAAACCTGGAACTGGAAGCCACCGTTGTGCTCGAGAGTCTCACTACCGAGGCTCCCGCACTTACCCGCGAGCAGAACGAACACCTATATAATAAGGTGATGGAAGACTATGCCGACATCCCCTTGAAAGCCGATCGGATGAAGAAAGTCAAGAACGACGTCTTTTTTAACGCCCTGCAAATCAAATATGCCTATGCCATTACCTGCCACAAAGCTCAGGGCGGACAGTGGGAACACGTCTTTCTCGACCAGGGCTATGTCTCTGCCGAGGCTCTCACCCCCGACTATCTGCACTGGCTCTACACGGCCTTTACGAGGGCGCGGAGCCGACTTTTTCTCGTGAACTGGCCCCAAGCGCAGTGCGAAGAAACATAACCCGCTTTTCAAAAGCTAAGAAAATGCATCGCGAAAGCTAAGAAAACGGCAGGCAAAAGCTAAGAAAATGCAAGGCAAAAGCTAAGAAAACGCACATCAAAAGCTAAGAGATGAGAAACGAATTTGTAAACGACTGTCTATCAAAGAGATAGAAACGCCTTTTTCAAAATAGTTTCCAGTAGATTCTTCGGTGAGTCTTCACGTCCAATGCACTCCGCCTTCATCGTGCTATTCATCGTTTTCTGTTCGTCGAACGACCTCATAAATTTGCGCATCTCACGAATAAGTGCTAACTTTGAGCCTCGAAATTCAACTCAAGAAGCCCCATCAAATGGAAGATTTCGTACACCTTCACGTACATACTTATTACTCAATTCTCGACGGACAGTCGAGCGTGCAACGTCTCGTAGACAAGGCCGTGGCCAACGGTATGCGAGGCATGGCCCTCACAGACCATGGCAACATGTTCGGCACAAAAGAGTTTTATAACTATTGTAAAAAGGTGAACGGCAAACGCAAAGAAGAGGGCTTGCCCGAGTTTAAACCCATCATCGGATGCGAAATGTATGTGGCTCGCCACCGAAAAACCGATAAGGTGAAGGAGAACGGCGACATGAGCGGCTACCATCTCATCGTCTTGGCTAAAAACTATCAAGGATATAAAAACCTCATCAAACTGGTTTCGCGGGCCTGGGTAGATGGTTATTACATGCGTCCGCGCACCGACCGCGAAGATTTGGAACGCTACCACGAGGGCCTCATCGTGTGTTCGGCCTGCATTGCGGGCGAGGTGCCCCGCAAAATTCTCAAAGACGACCTCGCCGGAGCTCGTGAAGCCGTGGAGTGGTATCATCGTGTTTTTGGCGAAGACTACTACTTAGAGCTGCAACGACACGAGGTAAAAGATCCTCATATCCGAGCCAATCGCGAGGCGTTCCCCTTGCAACAACGCGCCAATAAGGTGATGCTGCAACTGGCAAAAGAGTATCACATCAAGGTGGTGTGCACCAATGATGCACATTTCGTAGACAAAGAGAATGCTGAAGCTCACGACCACCTGCTCTGTCTCTCAACCGGTAAAGACTTAGACGACCCCTCGCGTATGCTCTACTCGAAACAAGAGTGGTTTAAAACCCGCGAGGAAATGAACGAGGTGTTCGGCGATCTGCCCGAGGCTATGCGCAATACGCTCGAGATTCTCGACAAGGTGGAGACTTATTCTATCGACCATTCGCCCATCATGCCTTTCTTTCCCATCCCCGAAGACTTCGGAACCGAAGAGCAATGGCGGCAACGTTTCTCGCCGGAAGACCTGTACAGGGAGTTCACCAGCGACGAAAACGGAAACAACCAACTACCTGCCGAGGAGGGAGAAGCGAAAATCAAGAAGCTGGGAGGCATCGATAAGCTCTACCGAATCAAGTTCGAGGCCGACTATCTGGCCAAACTCGCCTACGACGGAGCAATGCGTTTGTATGGCAATCCGCTGACCGACGAGGTGAAAGAACGCATCAACTTCGAACTACACATCATGAAGACGATGGGCTTCCCGGGCTATTTTCTCATCGTGCAAGACTTTATCAACGCAGCCGAAAACGAACTGGAAGTGATGGTTGGGCCTGGTCGTGGGTCGGCAGCAGGCTCTGTTGTGGCCTACTGTTTGGGCATTACAAAAATCGATCCCATTAAATACGACCTGCTGTTCGAGCGTTTTCTCAATCCCGATCGCATCTCATTGCCCGATATCGATACCGACTTCGACGACGACGGACGAGGACGCGTACTCGAATGGGTGGAAAATAAATACGGACACGATAAGGTGGCACACATCATTACCTATGGTACGATGGCCACCAAAAACTCGATTAAGGACGTGGCGCGTGTGGAAAAAGTGCCGCTCGACCAAGTGAATGCCCTCTGCAAACTCATCCCCGATAAACTGCCCGATGGTTTGAAGATGAACATTCCTAATGCTATCAAAAGCATTCCGGAGCTTCGCGAGGCCGAAGCTTCTACCGATGAGCGGATGAGAAACACCATGATGTATGCCAAAATGCTGGAGGGCACCGTGCGCGGAACAGGTATCCACGCCTGCGGAACCATCATCTGCCGCGATGCCATTAGCGATTGGGTGCCCGTTTCCACAGCCGAAGACAAGACAGACCCTGGACATAAGCTGCTGTGTACACAATATGACGGACACGTCATTGAAGAAACGGGACTCATCAAGATGGACTTCCTCGGTCTGAAGACGCTTTCCATTCTGAAAGAGGCGGTCGAAAACGTTCGCGTCTCTATGGGAACGAACATCGATTTGGAAAAGATTCCCATCGACGATCCCCTCACTTACCAGCTCTATTGCGAGGGACGAACCATCGGAACCTTCCAGTTCGAGTCTGCCGGCATGCAAAAATACCTGCGAGAACTGCAACCTTCGGTCTTCGAAGACCTCATTGCGATGAACGCTCTCTATCGTCCGGGACCCATGGACTATATTCCTGACTTCATTGCACGTAAACGCGACCCATCAAAGGTACAGTACGACATCCCGTGCATGGAGAAATACCTCAAAGATACGTATGGTATCACCGTCTATCAAGAACAAGTGATGCTCCTGGCACGTCAGTTAGCAGGTTTCACAAGGGGGCAAAGCGACACGCTAAGAAAGGCCATGGGCAAGAAGCTTATGGCCCAAATGGATAAGTTGGAGACGCTTTTCTACGAGGGCGGAACGAAGAACGGACACTCTAAAGAGACATTGAACAAGATTTGGGAAGACTGGAAGAAGTTTGCTTCCTATGCTTTCAACAAGAGTCACGCCACATGCTACTCGTGGGTCGCTTTCCAAACGGCTTATCTCAAAGCGCATTATCCGGCCGAATACATGGCGGCCGTGATGAGTAGGAACCTTGCCAACATCGCCGAAATCACGAAATTCATGGACGAATGCCGCTCAATGGGCATCAGAACGTTGGGCCCCGACGTGAATGAATCGCGTCTGAAATTCAGTGTTAACAAAAAAGGTGAAATTCGTTTCGGTCTTGCGGCCATCAAGGGAATGGGCGATGCGGCGGCACAAGCCATCATCAGCGAGCGCGAAACCAATGGTCCTTTCAAGGATGTCTTCGATGTTGTGCAGCGCGTCAACCTAAGTTCAGTCAACAAAAAAGCACTTGAGAGCTTGGCTTTGAGTGGTGGTTTCGACAGCTTTTCTATCGCTCGGGAACGCTATATAGGTACTGATGTCAAAGGAACGGCTTTCCTCGACACGCTCGTTCGCTACGGACAGCTCTACCAAGCCGAACAAACGCAGGCGCAGAACTCACTCTTCGGGGCTACCGATGCAGTGGAAATTGCCACGCCTCCCATCCCGAATGCCGACCCATGGAGCAGCATCGAGCGTCTGAATCGTGAGCGCGACCTCGTTGGCATCTATCTTTCGGCTCATCCCTTAGACGATTTCAAACTCGTTCTCACAGGCATGTGCAACACGCATTGTGCTGAATTGGACGACAAAATGGCTCTTACCAAGAAAGAAGAGATTGTGTTGGGCGGCATTGTCACCGAGGTGAAGTCGAAATTTACCAAGACCGGAAAACCCTGCGGTTTCGTTACGATAGAGGATTTTGAAGGTGCCGGCGAGTTAGCTTTCTTTGGTGAGGAATGGGGGAAGTGGCGTGGACATCTCTCTGAGGGCTATACGGTTTTCATCACGGCCAAATGCGTGCAGAAATATCCCAATAGCAACTACATCGACTTCCAGGTGTCGAACATCGAATACCTGCAAAGTGTGAGTGACAAACGCATCGAAAGCTTCACCATCGAGGCTGACAGCAACCATATCGACGAGACGGTGGTGAACGACATCTTAACGATGGTGAACGAAAGCCCGGGAAACACGCAGCTCTATTTCCAAATTCACGATAGCGAATCGAACAATACCGTGCTGCTCAGATCGAGAACGCGGCCCATCACCGTGAAACGAGAACTGGTGAACTATGTGGAGAGTCATCCCAATATGACGTATAAGGTGAATTAATGGTAAACAATGCCTCCGCAAAAGGACTGCAACAAACAGCAAGGCCTCTCTATCTGCATTTCTCCAATGGCTTTTTCACTTTTGACAGGCTTGTTGGATCGCCCGGGAAAACTGGCACATTCTTTGCAAAACTAAAAAATACGACAATACAAAACCCTAACAAAAAAACGAAAGGAAAAGAATCATGGAAGTAAAGATTACAACTGAAAACTTCGAGAATTACAAGAATGGCGACTTGCCATTGGTAGTAGACTTGTGGGCAACTTGGTGCGGACCGTGCAAAATGGTGGCTCCAATCATCTCCGAATTGGCAGCAGACTACGATGGAAAAATCGTTGTTGGCAAATGCGATGTGGAGGAAAACGATGAGCTTGCCGCACAATTCGGCGTTCGCACCATTCCTACCATTCTCTTTTTCAAGAACGGCGAAGTGGTAGACAAGTTCGTTGGAGCTACCAATAAGGCCACACTTGATGCCAAATTCCAGGCTTTGCTGTAAGCCAAGTCCTAAAAAGAAACCGGAAAAAGAGGGTTCTCCCATACGGAGTGCCCTCTTTTTGTTTTGCCCTTCCCCGTTTTCCGGTTTTCAACAACGAGTTCTATCAAGCACTTTTGCAACGTCTTCATGATCAGGCTCTTACAAACCGATTTTCAAAAGCTAAGAAAACGCAAGCTAAAAGCTAAGAGATGGGGATGCAAAAGCTAAGAAAACGTAGGACAAAAGTTAAGAGATGGAGGAGTAAGGAGGGAAGTAGTAAGGAGTAAGGAGGGAAGTAATGGGGCTGCCAAGGTTGGCAATAATCCGTAAGAGTTGGTCTATTGGTAGGTATAGGTTGGCAAGTGAAGCACGCCAACCTTGTCTAAACGACATCCATCAATAACAGTCCTAAGGAGGTTAGTCTGTTTCACATGATAAAAGTATTTAAGAGTGATGTTCAACTACGATAAGCATTTCAACTCAAAGGAAAAGAGAATTCATCCTTCGCGATAAAAGTCGAGTGCGTCTTTGATTTCCTCTTCGGTGGCCGTTTGGTCGATGAGGGGAGCTCCGATGTCAGCCAGGAGGGTGAAATGAATGTCAGTCGAGATGTTCTTTTTGTCATGGTGCATGAACGAAAGCAGAGTAGGATAGTCGTTGCAAGTGAGTGGCAAGGTGCCGTAATAACGACGGATGAAGTGTTGCATCTGGCGAAGTCGGTCCGTGGGGAAGCCTGTTTTCAGAGCTGAGAGATAGAGTTCTACAATCAGCCCATAAGCCACGGCGTAGCCATGCAGCAACAGTTGACCGCGCTGAAGCCAGAGAGCCTCGAGAGCATGACCAATGGTGTGCCCCAGATTCAAGACCTTGCGAAGCCCCTGTTCGTGCGGATCGGCAGCCACTATCTGTTCTTTCACTTCTACAGACTGGGCTACCAAGCGTTGTAAAACAGCGAAATCGGGCTGTTCGAGGGGAAAGTTGAGATGTTCGGCCCACATCTTTTCGTCTTTAATCAGAGCGTGTTTAAGCATTTCAGCATAGCCTGAACGCAGATTTTCCGCATCGAGCGTGTCGAGAAAAGTCGTGTGGAGCAACACATATCGGGCATTAGCAAACGTTCCGACCTCATTTTTCAGATGATTGAAGTTGATGCCCGTCTTTCCGCCTACAGCCGCATCGACCATCGCCAGCAGAGTAGTGGGAAGGTTGATGAAGGGAATGCCACGCTTGAACGTCGAAGCAGCGAAGCCTCCAAGGTCGGTCACCATGCCGCCACCAAGGTTCAACAAGCACGAATGGCGGGTGGCTTCACCATCGCTCAAGGCCTTCCACACCTGCGAAAGAGTGTCGAGCTGCTTGTGAGCGTCGGTTGGAGGGATGACAATCTGTCGGGCCTTGTCGATGCCGGAAACGGTTTTCAGTTTGGGAAGACAGAGCCGATGAGTCGTCTCATCGGCAAGAATGAAGAGCCGATCGGGGCGAATGGCGTGCAGAGCGGTGAGAAGGTCTTGCTCAATATGGTTGGAAAGGATCACTTCTTGCTTCATGTTTGGGAAAAATAAACAGTGAACATCGTGTTGATCAGAGCTGCATCGGTTGGTTGATTTTTAGCGAAGGTCCCCTCTTTTCCTCTCTTGGAGGAGTTGCACCATTCTTTGGGCGGCATTCTTGGGAGCCGATTCATGCCCCAAAAGACGATGAAGATGAGCGTAATCGGTCAGCATCCGGCTCCGAGAAGTTCCGCTGGGGAGAATCCGAAGGAGTTCGGTGGCGATGGAATCGACGGAGAACCGATCGGCAAACAGCTCGACAACCACCTCTCGATCGGCAATTAAATTCACCAACGAGATGTATTTCACGCCTATAAAATGGTTGAAAGCGAAACGGATCAGACGGGGGAACGGCGTTTGATAGCATACCACTTGCGGTACGGAAAAGAGGGCTGTCTCGAGCGTTGCCGTGCCACTGGTGACGAGAGCAGCGGTGGAATGGGCGAGCAAGGGGTAGGTTTCGTTCTGCACCAACAGCGCGTTCGACTCGCCAAGAAACTGCTTGTAATACTCAATGGGGATGGATGGCGCACCGGCGATCACCGTTTGATAGTGCGGAAACCGACTGGCCACCTGAAGCATCGTGGGCAGATTGTCTTTAATTTCCTGCAATCGGCTACCGGCAAGCAGAGCGATGATGGGCCGGCGGGCATCCCATTCGTGCCTGCGACAGAAGCTCTCGAACGTTTCTTTGTAGTCGGCAAGGAAGCCTCGAACCTCGTCTGCTGTGGGATTCCCTACGTAATGGATGGGATAATGATGCCGATTTTCGAAGAAAGGCACTTCGAAAGGCAGGATAGAAAAGAGCTCATCGACATCGCGTTTGATGCTTTTGATGCGGTATTCTTTCCACGCCCAGATCTTTGGCGATATATAATAATAGACGGGAATGCGAGTGTTGGCCCGAAGAAACTTGGCGATGCTGAGGTTGAAACCGGGATAATCGATGAGTATCACCACGTCGGGTTGCCAGTCGACGATGTCGCGTTTGCACATCGCCATGTTCTTAAAGATGGTTCGCAAGTGCAGCAACACAGGGACAAAGCCCATGTAGGCCATCTCTTTGAAGTGCCGAACGCGTGTTCCGCCGACAGCCGTCATGAGGTCGCCGCCCAGAAATCGAAACTCGGCCTGTGGGTCTTCGCTCTTCAAGGCCTGCATAAGATGCGAGGC from Prevotella sp. oral taxon 475 encodes:
- the trxA gene encoding thioredoxin, which codes for MEVKITTENFENYKNGDLPLVVDLWATWCGPCKMVAPIISELAADYDGKIVVGKCDVEENDELAAQFGVRTIPTILFFKNGEVVDKFVGATNKATLDAKFQALL
- the aroB gene encoding 3-dehydroquinate synthase; the protein is MKQEVILSNHIEQDLLTALHAIRPDRLFILADETTHRLCLPKLKTVSGIDKARQIVIPPTDAHKQLDTLSQVWKALSDGEATRHSCLLNLGGGMVTDLGGFAASTFKRGIPFINLPTTLLAMVDAAVGGKTGINFNHLKNEVGTFANARYVLLHTTFLDTLDAENLRSGYAEMLKHALIKDEKMWAEHLNFPLEQPDFAVLQRLVAQSVEVKEQIVAADPHEQGLRKVLNLGHTIGHALEALWLQRGQLLLHGYAVAYGLIVELYLSALKTGFPTDRLRQMQHFIRRYYGTLPLTCNDYPTLLSFMHHDKKNISTDIHFTLLADIGAPLIDQTATEEEIKDALDFYREG
- the lpxB gene encoding lipid-A-disaccharide synthase — protein: MKYYLIVGEASGDLHASHLMQALKSEDPQAEFRFLGGDLMTAVGGTRVRHFKEMAYMGFVPVLLHLRTIFKNMAMCKRDIVDWQPDVVILIDYPGFNLSIAKFLRANTRIPVYYYISPKIWAWKEYRIKSIKRDVDELFSILPFEVPFFENRHHYPIHYVGNPTADEVRGFLADYKETFESFCRRHEWDARRPIIALLAGSRLQEIKDNLPTMLQVASRFPHYQTVIAGAPSIPIEYYKQFLGESNALLVQNETYPLLAHSTAALVTSGTATLETALFSVPQVVCYQTPFPRLIRFAFNHFIGVKYISLVNLIADREVVVELFADRFSVDSIATELLRILPSGTSRSRMLTDYAHLHRLLGHESAPKNAAQRMVQLLQERKRGDLR
- a CDS encoding ATP-dependent RecD-like DNA helicase; translated protein: MMTDEILFHIQRHFRFHPTTEQEEAIQTFARFLTARDPHSLMILTGSAGTGKTSIAGAIVQTLTQLRQKVVLMAPTGRAAKVFSMNSDGHPAFTIHRKIYRQRTFDGSGGRFNLNDNLFTDTLFMVDEASMVANLGAADTTFGSGCLLDDLVQYVYAGRNCRLLLIGDKAQLPPVGETESPALLAHVMEGYGMTVFHCDLSEVLRQNQNSGILFNATRIRELITREHLTQLPQIRLTAFADVTLVSGDELVDRLNSSYNQVGTDETIVITRSNKRANIFNRGIRGMVLECEEMLVRGDLLMIVKNNYYWTEREKSSISFLANGDRARVVRVSHQRKEHDLHFADVWLQFPDYENLELEATVVLESLTTEAPALTREQNEHLYNKVMEDYADIPLKADRMKKVKNDVFFNALQIKYAYAITCHKAQGGQWEHVFLDQGYVSAEALTPDYLHWLYTAFTRARSRLFLVNWPQAQCEET
- the dnaE gene encoding DNA polymerase III subunit alpha, producing the protein MEDFVHLHVHTYYSILDGQSSVQRLVDKAVANGMRGMALTDHGNMFGTKEFYNYCKKVNGKRKEEGLPEFKPIIGCEMYVARHRKTDKVKENGDMSGYHLIVLAKNYQGYKNLIKLVSRAWVDGYYMRPRTDREDLERYHEGLIVCSACIAGEVPRKILKDDLAGAREAVEWYHRVFGEDYYLELQRHEVKDPHIRANREAFPLQQRANKVMLQLAKEYHIKVVCTNDAHFVDKENAEAHDHLLCLSTGKDLDDPSRMLYSKQEWFKTREEMNEVFGDLPEAMRNTLEILDKVETYSIDHSPIMPFFPIPEDFGTEEQWRQRFSPEDLYREFTSDENGNNQLPAEEGEAKIKKLGGIDKLYRIKFEADYLAKLAYDGAMRLYGNPLTDEVKERINFELHIMKTMGFPGYFLIVQDFINAAENELEVMVGPGRGSAAGSVVAYCLGITKIDPIKYDLLFERFLNPDRISLPDIDTDFDDDGRGRVLEWVENKYGHDKVAHIITYGTMATKNSIKDVARVEKVPLDQVNALCKLIPDKLPDGLKMNIPNAIKSIPELREAEASTDERMRNTMMYAKMLEGTVRGTGIHACGTIICRDAISDWVPVSTAEDKTDPGHKLLCTQYDGHVIEETGLIKMDFLGLKTLSILKEAVENVRVSMGTNIDLEKIPIDDPLTYQLYCEGRTIGTFQFESAGMQKYLRELQPSVFEDLIAMNALYRPGPMDYIPDFIARKRDPSKVQYDIPCMEKYLKDTYGITVYQEQVMLLARQLAGFTRGQSDTLRKAMGKKLMAQMDKLETLFYEGGTKNGHSKETLNKIWEDWKKFASYAFNKSHATCYSWVAFQTAYLKAHYPAEYMAAVMSRNLANIAEITKFMDECRSMGIRTLGPDVNESRLKFSVNKKGEIRFGLAAIKGMGDAAAQAIISERETNGPFKDVFDVVQRVNLSSVNKKALESLALSGGFDSFSIARERYIGTDVKGTAFLDTLVRYGQLYQAEQTQAQNSLFGATDAVEIATPPIPNADPWSSIERLNRERDLVGIYLSAHPLDDFKLVLTGMCNTHCAELDDKMALTKKEEIVLGGIVTEVKSKFTKTGKPCGFVTIEDFEGAGELAFFGEEWGKWRGHLSEGYTVFITAKCVQKYPNSNYIDFQVSNIEYLQSVSDKRIESFTIEADSNHIDETVVNDILTMVNESPGNTQLYFQIHDSESNNTVLLRSRTRPITVKRELVNYVESHPNMTYKVN